From one Lycium ferocissimum isolate CSIRO_LF1 chromosome 5, AGI_CSIRO_Lferr_CH_V1, whole genome shotgun sequence genomic stretch:
- the LOC132056557 gene encoding pectin acetylesterase 9 isoform X1 yields MNVNSIFLLNLALFICWPCLVYSEGEQGRLLVNMTMVHNASALGAYCLDGSLPAYHLHRGYGAGANNWLLQFEGGGWCNDIKSCLDRAKSRRGSTRYMNKWEVFSGILSNNASFNPDFYNWNRVKIRYCDGASFAGDAEFYNGVKFSITCTHISFLQGQRIWQAIILDLLPKGLGHAKKALLSGCSAGGLATFLHCDNFTNYLPKNASVKCLSDAGFFLDERDLSLNHTIRSFYEDLITLQGVEPNLNQNCTSTLYYPHLCLFPQYALPFIRTPFFILNSAYDLYQFHHILVPPSSDPRGHWNHCRNNVTACNASQLSILQGFRKDMLQALRVFYYYSRRGGMYINSCFTHCQSETQNTWFAVDSPLIHKKTIAQTVGDWYFSRNVSKEIDSAYPCDTTCHNMI; encoded by the exons ATGAATGTGAACTCAATTTTTCTGTTGAATTTGGCTCTGTTTATTTGTTGGCCATGTCTGGTTTACTCGGAAGGAGAACAGGGTCGGTTACTGGTCAACATGACTATGGTTCATAACGCTTCTGCTTTAGGAGCAT ATTGTTTGGATGGAAGTTTGCCCGCGTATCACCTGCACAGAGGATATGGTGCTGGAGCAAATAATTGGCTTTTGCAATTTGAG GGTGGTGGGTGGTGCAATGATATCAAATCATGCTTGGATAGAGCCAAATCGCGGCGTGGATCAACTCGTTACATGAACAAATGGGAGGTATTCTCTGGCATTCTCAGCAACAATGCGTCTTTTAATCCTG ATTTCTACAACTGGAATCGGGTGAAAATCAGATATTGTGATGGAGCCTCATTTGCTGGTGATGCTGAGTTCTATAATGGCGTAAAATTCTCTATAACTTGCACACACATCAGTTTCTTGCA AGGGCAAAGAATTTGGCAAGCTATTATTCTTGATCTTCTCCCAAAAGGTCTGGGGCACGCGAAGAAG GCTTTGCTTTCTGGCTGCTCTGCTGGGGGTCTGGCGACCTTTTTGCATTGTGACAACTTCACCAATTATCTTCCAAAGAATGCTAGTGTGAAATGCTTGAGTGATGCTGGATTTTTTCTAGATGA GAGAGATTTAAGTCTGAACCACACTATAAGATCTTTTTATGAAGATCTTATTACCCTACAG GGGGTAGAACCAAATCTCAACCAAAATTGCACTTCTACTCTCTACTATCCACACCTG TGCCTCTTTCCACAGTACGCATTACCATTCATCAGAACACCGTTCTTCATCTTAAATTCAGCATATGACCTGTACCAA TTCCATCACATATTGGTGCCGCCTTCTTCCGATCCTCGAGGGCACTGGAATCATTGCAGGAATAATGTTACTGCATGCAATGCGAGTCAACTAAGTATTTTGCAAG GGTTCAGGAAAGATATGCTTCAAGCGTTGAGAGTTTTCTATTATTATTCAAGAAGAGGTGGGATGTACATAAACTCTTGCTTCACCCATTGTCAGAGTGAGACACAAAATACCTGGTTTGCAGTTGACTCCCCTCTAATACACAAGAAG ACAATTGCGCAGACAGTTGGCGATTGGTACTTCAGTAGAAACGTTAGCAAGGAGATTGATAGTGCATATCCCTGTGATACTACTTGCCACAACATGATATAG
- the LOC132056557 gene encoding pectin acetylesterase 9 isoform X2, with translation MNVNSIFLLNLALFICWPCLVYSEGEQGRLLVNMTMVHNASALGAYCLDGSLPAYHLHRGYGAGANNWLLQFEGGGWCNDIKSCLDRAKSRRGSTRYMNKWEVFSGILSNNASFNPDFYNWNRVKIRYCDGASFAGDAEFYNGTSLLYFRGQRIWQAIILDLLPKGLGHAKKALLSGCSAGGLATFLHCDNFTNYLPKNASVKCLSDAGFFLDERDLSLNHTIRSFYEDLITLQGVEPNLNQNCTSTLYYPHLCLFPQYALPFIRTPFFILNSAYDLYQFHHILVPPSSDPRGHWNHCRNNVTACNASQLSILQGFRKDMLQALRVFYYYSRRGGMYINSCFTHCQSETQNTWFAVDSPLIHKKTIAQTVGDWYFSRNVSKEIDSAYPCDTTCHNMI, from the exons ATGAATGTGAACTCAATTTTTCTGTTGAATTTGGCTCTGTTTATTTGTTGGCCATGTCTGGTTTACTCGGAAGGAGAACAGGGTCGGTTACTGGTCAACATGACTATGGTTCATAACGCTTCTGCTTTAGGAGCAT ATTGTTTGGATGGAAGTTTGCCCGCGTATCACCTGCACAGAGGATATGGTGCTGGAGCAAATAATTGGCTTTTGCAATTTGAG GGTGGTGGGTGGTGCAATGATATCAAATCATGCTTGGATAGAGCCAAATCGCGGCGTGGATCAACTCGTTACATGAACAAATGGGAGGTATTCTCTGGCATTCTCAGCAACAATGCGTCTTTTAATCCTG ATTTCTACAACTGGAATCGGGTGAAAATCAGATATTGTGATGGAGCCTCATTTGCTGGTGATGCTGAGTTCTATAATGGC ACATCATTGCTTTATTTCAGAGGGCAAAGAATTTGGCAAGCTATTATTCTTGATCTTCTCCCAAAAGGTCTGGGGCACGCGAAGAAG GCTTTGCTTTCTGGCTGCTCTGCTGGGGGTCTGGCGACCTTTTTGCATTGTGACAACTTCACCAATTATCTTCCAAAGAATGCTAGTGTGAAATGCTTGAGTGATGCTGGATTTTTTCTAGATGA GAGAGATTTAAGTCTGAACCACACTATAAGATCTTTTTATGAAGATCTTATTACCCTACAG GGGGTAGAACCAAATCTCAACCAAAATTGCACTTCTACTCTCTACTATCCACACCTG TGCCTCTTTCCACAGTACGCATTACCATTCATCAGAACACCGTTCTTCATCTTAAATTCAGCATATGACCTGTACCAA TTCCATCACATATTGGTGCCGCCTTCTTCCGATCCTCGAGGGCACTGGAATCATTGCAGGAATAATGTTACTGCATGCAATGCGAGTCAACTAAGTATTTTGCAAG GGTTCAGGAAAGATATGCTTCAAGCGTTGAGAGTTTTCTATTATTATTCAAGAAGAGGTGGGATGTACATAAACTCTTGCTTCACCCATTGTCAGAGTGAGACACAAAATACCTGGTTTGCAGTTGACTCCCCTCTAATACACAAGAAG ACAATTGCGCAGACAGTTGGCGATTGGTACTTCAGTAGAAACGTTAGCAAGGAGATTGATAGTGCATATCCCTGTGATACTACTTGCCACAACATGATATAG